From the Desulfomonile tiedjei genome, the window GGGCTTCGTCCGCCAGCTTTTGCAACAATTCCCGCGGTACCGGCGTCCGGTGCTCCGGGCGTTCCAAAATTTGAGCCCGGCGGTGCGGCCGCTCCGGGAGGTTGTCCCCTTTGGCCGCCACGGTCCCATAGAGCTTCACCAAGCGGGCCGCGTTGAAAACGGTCCGGTCGATGTCCAATCCGGCTATGGTCAGCCGGGGGCCATAGCGATCAGCCAGGCCACCCAAGGCTGCCTTGAGTAATTCCACGTGCTCTGGGATATGCTCCAGGTCCAAGGGATAAATTAGGTGGCCGCCGTTGCCTGAGTCGCCCAACAGCGGTTCGGGCCAACCCTCTTTCGCCAACCCAGCCTTGATCTCCCTGGCCATTGCTAACGCTGCCTGGTGCTCCGCATCAGAGCTACTGATGCCCGCCGGCCGTTGCGGGTCGATGTCGATCAAAAAATTGCACAGCCGGGCGATATCTTTATCTGCGGTGCGATCGGCGTTGGCCTTCAGGCGCTCATGGGCCCGGCCCAACAGGGCCTCCCGGCAGGGGTTGAGGGTGGTATAGATGCCCTCTGCTCTGATCTCCATGGCAAGCTGCGCCGCCTTTTGTGGGTCCCGGAACCAACCGGCCACAATCGGCTTCTTCCCGAAAGCCCGGCATTCCCAGAGAGCGGAAGTGGTGACCTTGGGGCCGATGATGCAGATTTCAAAAACGGCGCCCGGGGCATGCAGGAACTTCAAGTTCCGGACCGCCTGCTCCACTGCCTGCGCCTGTATCTCGCGGCTGCCAGTTTTCCCCGGAACTGCTCCCATTAAGCTCTCGTATCTCGTTTCCTGGCGACATCAGCGGCAAAAATCTCCGCGGCCTTGGGAAGTTCCTCCTGCAAAAGAAAGCCAAGAGTATCAACGTCTTCCCACCAGGCGTTGTCATTTCCGAATACTCGGTCAAAAACGAGAGGGTGAATTTCTCTGTTCCCTGGATCATCCCTTTCCGGCATCTCCACTTTGGCCAGCCCCAGCACAGGCAAAATAAGGAGATGGTCTGGCTCATCTTCCGCATAATAGACCCCCCAGAGCGGCACGGCAGGAGGTATCAAACTTACCAATCTTTCCTTGGGGTGCTTCATCGCTTCCTACCCTTCTGTATTTCCCTCTCTCCTAAAAAGAGGAGAGTTCTGAAATCAGGGAATATTGAGATTCTTTTTCATGACACCAGCTTGTCACCTGGATTTATAACCATCTGAAATCACAAAATTCTTAATTATGCCTTCTGAGGGGTAATCAAGTGGTCAGGACTGCCGGACCCCCTCCCGGAACCTTTCGGGCGGCCCGGCGTTTCAACTCCAGCCACTGAGCTACCTCCTGGGGATCTAGACGTTTACTCCGGCCGAGCTCCAAAAATGGGATAGTACCCCTTTCCATCCAGGCGTAAACAGTCCCGATGCTCACCTTCTGGGCCTTGGCAAGCTCGTCCGGCCGGATCAGGTCCCCGCCGTTGAGCAATTCACTCAAAGAGGGAAAATGTCTGCAAGGCTGCTGTTTACTCATGGTCCTTTAGCCGTTTCCTCACCATTGAGGGGTTAGGGGCGGGGTAAGAGTGATGGTCGGACATTTTCCGTTTTTCCCTTGACAATCAGGGCATTGGAGAGGGACCTCATAGCTACGCATACCTCTGGCCTGAACCATGTTCATCTCAATGAAATTTTCCAAGTCCTTAACATCGAAAAAAACCCGACGCCCCACGGTGATAAAAGAAATTATTCTTTGACGCTTCCAACGATCCAAGGTAAAGGGGCTAACGCCGAGATACCCAGCTGCCTTTCTTCGCGAAAGTAACCGATGCATACTTATCTCCCTTCAACTCCTAATTTTTTAAGGTGATTATTGCAGCGGAATGTAGGTAATTGGAAACGAGGTTGGGGTAGATAAGGGAGGCTAAATCCTACCGGGTTTAGTATTGAGTAGGGTAACTCCCCGGTGAAATTCACTAATTTAGATTTCACTGAAATCTTCAGATCAAAAAAATCTTCAGACCAGAATATTATAGGAGGGGAATATCTTTGAGGTTGTGTCGGAGGGTTGGAGGATGTATTTCAAGGCGATTGCCTAAAATCCACCAGGCAATCTCTGAAATTGTAAGGTGGAGGTCTTCCCCAGGGGCTGCCTTTGATTCTGAAGTTCCCTTTAAAAGGAATAAAATTTCATCATCAGTTAAAACCCTTTCTACCCAGGATTTTTCTTTCTTTGCGTCTTCTACCATCGATTTGAGTTGTTCTTCATTCGGACGCGACATGTGTTCAGGAGCGACCTTGCAAAGGGTTAAGCCCTCCTTTCGGCGAATCTCCTTAATACAATCTTTAAGTTCTTTGTGAATTGTTTTAAATAGTTGGAGGCTATTTATTGTGAAGCGCTTGCCACCCCCCCTTGTCTCTGGCAGGATTTTACGCCCCAGATCACGAAGGACGGTTTCACGGTTACCACCTAAACATACCTTCAACCTCGCTTCAAAACACAATTCTCCATATTCCATCTGACGTTTAGTGATATTCTTTTCATTTCTTTGCAACCACTCTTGTTCTACTACTTTCCAAGCTTCTTTCGCTTCCGATAAAAAATACTCTTCTGCTCCTTGTGCAAACCTAAGATGTGGTTTGTTACTTTTATTGTGGCGTATATGCTCGGTAATAAAACGTTCTTTATTTTTTTCCCGCAAATAATAAGCGGGAATGAGGGGCAATTTATCAAGACCACCCGCCTTCCAAAAAAATAAAAGGGGATAACGTCGAAAGTTAATAAGTAATAGTGACTTTCTCCATAAGTATAAAATGGATGGAACACGCCTTTTCAATCCATCTCTCCTTACCAGTGAGTAAGGGGCTAAGCCTTATAGTCCATAATACGGAGACTTCAACTTCTCAGTCCCTTCAAGTTTATAAAACTCATTATCCAATTGATTTTTTAGTTCAGAAAACGGCTTAAGATATTTATTGGCTTCTTTTGCAACAGGGGTGTTTCTCGGTAAAGCGACCTACCCCCAGTGATTGTACCAATTTTTAAAATAGATTGGGGGGCAAGTCAAGCCAGGGATCCTGGGTACGCATATCATGGGACTCCAATTCTGGTGCAAGGGGTGTATGGGGGTCTGAGGTGGGTCCCAGACCTTGCGGCCCAGGTTGCATACTCCCCCTCATTCTCATTCTGGCAAAATGGCCTCGTGAGACTGCCCAGGCGGAATTCTTGAAACAGGGTAAAAGAAGGTTTCCATCCACCCTTTGGTGGTCTGGCCCCTTGTATAAGAAGTGACATTTAGGGAAAAAATTTAAAATGTCGGCAGGATAAGATTGAGAGCTATTATAACCATATCAAACACTTACTTTTCTAATTTAAACCTCGCAAATATAGCAGCTAGCCGCCCTGTGGTTATCGTTTAATTATTGAGAACATATTTGTTTTTTTACGCGAAACCAGGCCCAATCATCGATCCTCAACATACTGTGGCTAAAAACCTTAACATATCGTACAATTCCTTAATTTCTTTGACAATTATCCCGCTGAATCCATAGACATAATATTACGTCGCCAGTACCATCTCTCAGAGCGAGCACAAGGATTTCTTTATACGTACCAGTCTCGTCGATATCCACCACGATAAGGCATATGCTCACCTGAAATAAAAGCCGGCCAAACATATGCCAGGCAAAGTGTATGAATAAAGCATGGTGCTCCTGCTATTCCCAAAGTTGCCGGTGGATCCATTGCTGTCCGGCACGCTAATTGAATAGTAAGGGTTGTCGGTTGTCTGGTGGATGAAGACCAAGCATCGCCCATAAGTTCATGCGCTCCAGGAGCATGGTTTGGGCCAACCGGGTGAGTTCCAGAAGCCCCCAACCGGCCTTAGTCTTGAGCTTGAGCCAGACCAGGAGCAGGTAAGCGATCAAGGCGGTCCAGATTTGGATCAGCACCGCATTCTTGGAGGTCCCGTAAAAGGCTTTAATTTTCAGGTTTTGCTTGATCCACTTGAAAAAGAGTTCGATCTGCCAGCGGCGGCGGTAGAGTTCGGCCACCTCCAGGGCAGACAGGTCCAGGCGGTTGGTTAAAAAGACATATTCCTTGCCGGTTTCCGGGTCCCGGTAGTGAACCCGGCGCAGTGGCTCAGGGTAGCAGGCCTGGCCCTGGGGAGAACTCAAGCGGATAACCTGGTCGGCCAGGACCGGGCCATCAGCCCAGGCTTCCTGGATTACCTGGTAGCAGGAGTTGGTTTTCAGCCGGGTCACAAACCAGACGCCGTCTTGGTGCAACTGGTAAAGCCAGGCATAATCCAGGTAGGCCCGATCAAAGATCAACAGATCGCCCCGCTGGAAGCGCAGGTTTTGGACGGCCTGGCGGTCATGGGTCTTGCCGTCGGTGACCAAGACACACTGGGGCAGCAACCCGGTAAGCACGGTGTGCAGCTTAATGGCCCCTTTGCGGGTCCGAAACTTAGCCCAGGGAAAGACCGCGGCACAGAGGTCAATGGTGGTGGCATCGATGATCTTGATCTGCGGGGCCTTCTGAGGTTGTGGCGCTAACTCGGCGGAGAGCCGCGCATACAGCTGATAATAGGTTTTTTCGAAAATGACCGCGGGGCGCAATTTATTGGCGTCTGAGAGGGTAGAACGCTTCACCTCGGAAAGGCCCAGATGGTAAAGCTTGTGGCCTTGCCGATTGACGCTGAACACCACGTCTCCGGAGACTCTTGCGGGCGCTCCACTGACCGAAGAGCATGGCCGTCAGGTGCGACCAATAAGAGAACTTCCTGACGTCAGGCCCCTGCCAGGCATGGGTATCCACCAGGTGGTGGAAAACATGTCTCGGGATGAGTTGTAGTAATTGACCCATGAGTGTGCTACAATGTGCCATAAGCCCTATAACTCCTTTCAATATTTAGGTTTTCGGCAAACCCATTATAGCATTGATCGGCTGCTTTGGGGCTGTTTTACTTGCTATCTCAAGTAATCTCTACCGGACAGCAGTGCGGTGGATCCCCTTCTTACAAAAAAATACATTATCCGCCCTCCTCGCGCACCTCAAGTTCATAGGTGCCTTTTTCCCCATACGATTTCACCAAAACGTAATAATAGGAATTGGGTGCGCTTTCCCAAGCGATGCTTATAGTTTTATCAAAACCTTGGACTTCACTCTTAACCATATATTCAGTTTGATCATAGACATTTATTACCACTCCAAATTGTTTGCGCACTATCACCCTCACCTTGCTTGAGGCAGGGCCGGTCTTAAACTTGTACCAATCCCGGTCGTTCTCGGTGGTGAGCCTGCCCTGGACCGGGTTCCCCAGGGCGATGAGGTTAGCATCCCTGATGTGCTCATTGGGTTCCTTCTCTTCATTCAACACCTGCTCCAGGGGAGCCTTGTCGGCCACGGCCTTCCCCCTGGGAACGGGTGCTTTCTCTACAATTTCCGGGGCCTTCGGAGGGGCAGCTTTCTCGGGAAGAGCTTTTTCCGGCACAACCTTTTTCTCAGGGGTGGGGGGCACCACAGCCACTGCCGGCGCCTCTGGAGGGACAGGTTTCTCGGACCGGGAGAAAGTGTCCGCCAGGTAAAGACCGCCAAGGAGGCCGGCCACCACCAGGACACCTGCCGCGGCGATGGTGACCAGGCCTGGGACCGTCAGAAACCAACTTTTCGCTTGGGGGGCGGCGGCCCGAGGCGGGGGAAGGGGCTCGGGCTCGGCGACCTTTACTTCCTTTGCCTCTGGAGGCACCAGTTCTTTCAGGTTTTCAGCCAGGTAGCCCACATGTTTTTCCAGGGGCGGAGTGAAGGCGTCGACCCACTGGGTGGTGCTGATGAAATATTCCAGCGCCTCGGAGGGCAAGATCTCCTCGATACGGAAGGGGATAACGCTGACGCCTCTGCTGACGGCCCGCTCCACCTCGCGTTTTACGTGCTCCGACTCGTTAGAGTGGGTAGAGAGTACCAGGACCAGAGCCCGCGCCTCCCCGATGGCCTTGATAATCGCGCCGCCATAATCGGCGCCGGGCTTGATGTTGCGGGGAGCGATCCAGCAGGGGACGCCGCTGGCTTCCAGGGTCTCGCAGATGGCAGTGGCCACGGCTTTGTCCTCGGTGGCGTGGCAAATAAAAACATATTGGCTCATGGGATTACTCCTTTGCTCTCAGGCACCAGAAATGCTTGGAATCCCGGAATGAAAGGGGGATTGCCGTTCTCTCTTTATTGGCTGGTAATATTTCCAACTGCTCAGGCTCCAAGCACTTGCGATGGCGCGATAAAAAGCCATATAAATGACGAGGCGGTCATTATTGCTGAGGGGATGTAACTCCTTTCTTAAAATCTGCGCTCCTTTCCTAGTTCTTAAGTTAAAAATCAAAGGACAATTGGTCAATAAGGATATTAAACAGGGATGCCAAGGAGATACCCCCTTTTTGAAGAATTCCTGGCAGGCCGCTTTCATCGCTAACAGGTAGCTGGAGCCGACAAGAGAGGCCTTGCCAGGAAGCACACCAGATGGTTTTTGGGACCCATCTTAATTGATCACCGCCGACGGCCCCCGCCGCCGCGGCCACCACCACCGGAAGGCCGGCTGACACCGCCGCTGGGCCGGGGGTGCGGGGTTGGCCGCGTAGCCGCCGGGGGGCCTTCAGGTCGGGTAGATGGCTGGGCGTTGAAGGCTTACTGGTTGGCGGGCGGGACGCGGTCCCGGGCTTGGACCACTGGTTTCCCTGGCGCTCCTGCCAGTTTCCCTGGGCATCCCGCTTATAGACGTTGCCGTTTTTGTCCGCCATGACGTTGTTCTTACCTCCCGCGGGTTTGACCTGGGGCTGGACCAGCTTGGCTCCTCCCGGTTTGACCTGCCCCGGCTTCCAATTAATCACATTATTGTGAATGCTATTGATATGGATGTTGTTATAGCCGCCGGGTCGCGCTTGCCGGCCCTATTGGTGGCCGGCCAAGGAATTCTTGATGACCCGCTCGGTCCGGGGGTCCTTGCATATCGTTGCCAGATGTCAAATTTTCGCCCGGTTTACTTGGCCTAATTATCAAAATTTAACTACAAACTGTCACCATAATTTTTCCAAATTTTTACCTCTATCAATGCCATGTGCCTATCTAAAAAACCCGCGATAATTTACCAGGATCAAAAGTTATCGCTTGAGCTGAAAAATTACCAGGTATGATCCGCATATCGAAGGGAGCTCTTCTTGGAGGAAGAGAAAATTAAGGAGCCAGGTGAGTTATAGCCTAATTCCAGAATACGGTGAATTGCTAAAACTTATTGATGCGTGCGCGTAATACCCCAGATGCCTTGAACACCAAAACCTTCCGAGCAGAAAGAATTAAACTTTCTTCGGTTTGAG encodes:
- a CDS encoding DUF4372 domain-containing protein, which produces MAHCSTLMGQLLQLIPRHVFHHLVDTHAWQGPDVRKFSYWSHLTAMLFGQWSARKSLRRRGVQRQSARPQALPSGPFRGEAFYPLRRQ
- a CDS encoding IS4 family transposase — its product is MKRSTLSDANKLRPAVIFEKTYYQLYARLSAELAPQPQKAPQIKIIDATTIDLCAAVFPWAKFRTRKGAIKLHTVLTGLLPQCVLVTDGKTHDRQAVQNLRFQRGDLLIFDRAYLDYAWLYQLHQDGVWFVTRLKTNSCYQVIQEAWADGPVLADQVIRLSSPQGQACYPEPLRRVHYRDPETGKEYVFLTNRLDLSALEVAELYRRRWQIELFFKWIKQNLKIKAFYGTSKNAVLIQIWTALIAYLLLVWLKLKTKAGWGLLELTRLAQTMLLERMNLWAMLGLHPPDNRQPLLFN
- a CDS encoding TIR domain-containing protein yields the protein MSQYVFICHATEDKAVATAICETLEASGVPCWIAPRNIKPGADYGGAIIKAIGEARALVLVLSTHSNESEHVKREVERAVSRGVSVIPFRIEEILPSEALEYFISTTQWVDAFTPPLEKHVGYLAENLKELVPPEAKEVKVAEPEPLPPPRAAAPQAKSWFLTVPGLVTIAAAGVLVVAGLLGGLYLADTFSRSEKPVPPEAPAVAVVPPTPEKKVVPEKALPEKAAPPKAPEIVEKAPVPRGKAVADKAPLEQVLNEEKEPNEHIRDANLIALGNPVQGRLTTENDRDWYKFKTGPASSKVRVIVRKQFGVVINVYDQTEYMVKSEVQGFDKTISIAWESAPNSYYYVLVKSYGEKGTYELEVREEGG
- a CDS encoding excisionase family DNA-binding protein, which encodes MSKQQPCRHFPSLSELLNGGDLIRPDELAKAQKVSIGTVYAWMERGTIPFLELGRSKRLDPQEVAQWLELKRRAARKVPGGGPAVLTT